One Microbacterium esteraromaticum genomic window carries:
- a CDS encoding MFS transporter, with protein sequence MAGYRDLLRTPGVARMIAAQLVARFPNGMTSLAILLHVEQQTGSYGAAGIVLAAASVGQAVAGPVTSRWMGAWGMRRVLTLTLMVCVLAVLCLALLPLSLPGYMVFALLAGLSTPPVQAAVRTIYPKLVNAGQLTPLFSLDASLQEIIWIVAPVVITVVSTQVGTVQGLLLVAAILVMGGAWFILSPEVGRVRIPRSRRAFGRVVLKPPVMLATVIGFLLIGACAAVEVGVVATFGHGGLEAGLVLAVFSVGSLVGGLAFGHIPIGPWAMARRLLIVTIGLGLTMVSLDIFWLGGTLVLAGVGIAPALAVLFAITTASVKFSETAEAFGWAGTGQLIGAAAGSAVAGILIDQSGPRGAYLAAALFALVGLAVSIVFVRAFPDLRHRDPAPYPDTEPIQTARL encoded by the coding sequence ATGGCGGGATATCGGGACCTTCTTCGCACCCCAGGAGTGGCGCGGATGATCGCCGCGCAGTTGGTGGCGCGCTTCCCCAACGGGATGACCAGTCTGGCGATCCTGCTGCACGTCGAGCAGCAGACCGGATCGTACGGCGCCGCGGGCATCGTGCTCGCCGCGGCCTCGGTGGGCCAGGCCGTCGCGGGGCCCGTCACGAGCCGCTGGATGGGCGCGTGGGGAATGCGCCGCGTGCTCACCCTCACGCTGATGGTGTGCGTGCTCGCGGTGCTCTGTCTCGCGCTGCTGCCACTCTCCCTGCCCGGGTACATGGTCTTCGCCCTGCTCGCCGGCCTGTCGACCCCGCCCGTGCAGGCGGCCGTGCGCACCATCTATCCCAAGCTCGTCAACGCCGGCCAGCTCACGCCTCTCTTCTCACTCGACGCGTCACTGCAGGAGATCATCTGGATCGTCGCCCCTGTCGTCATCACCGTGGTCTCCACTCAGGTCGGGACGGTGCAGGGCCTGCTCCTCGTCGCCGCCATCCTCGTGATGGGCGGAGCCTGGTTCATCCTCTCCCCCGAGGTCGGTCGCGTGCGCATCCCTCGCAGCCGCCGCGCGTTCGGACGCGTGGTGCTCAAGCCGCCGGTGATGCTCGCGACCGTCATCGGCTTCCTGCTCATCGGCGCATGCGCGGCGGTCGAGGTCGGCGTCGTCGCGACCTTCGGCCATGGCGGCCTCGAGGCCGGTCTCGTGCTCGCGGTCTTCTCGGTCGGCAGCCTGGTGGGCGGACTCGCGTTCGGTCACATTCCGATCGGGCCCTGGGCGATGGCCCGGCGCCTGCTCATCGTGACCATCGGGCTCGGCCTGACGATGGTCTCGCTGGACATCTTCTGGCTCGGCGGAACTCTCGTGCTCGCGGGCGTCGGCATCGCTCCGGCGCTGGCCGTGCTCTTCGCGATCACGACGGCGAGCGTGAAGTTCAGCGAGACCGCCGAGGCGTTCGGCTGGGCGGGCACAGGGCAGCTGATCGGCGCGGCTGCCGGCTCCGCGGTCGCCGGCATCCTCATCGATCAGTCCGGTCCCCGCGGCGCGTACCTCGCGGCCGCCCTGTTCGCGCTCGTGGGTCTCGCGGTCTCCATAGTGTTCGTCCGCGCATTCCCCGATCTGCGTCACCGCGATCCCGCACCGTATCCCGACACCGAGCCGATCCAGACGGCCCGGCTCTAG
- a CDS encoding alpha/beta fold hydrolase, whose protein sequence is MPAPLTLPRLVWGDGPRRALLVHGLGSSAALMWRVGTALADAGWKATAVDLRGHGDAPRALDYTVAAYGADVAAARPEGGGEWDAVIGHSLGGASTVVAATTASGWARRLVLIDPAIHVAGRDEGIIRRSQKRAFASPDVESVRAEHPDWHPQDVELKVDAVLRASRWAVEQTSAQNDPWDVRAQAALLGIPTHIVGADPGVYSLFTGELAESVLENPHITMSIVPDAGHSPHRDRPDETIRQILEALS, encoded by the coding sequence GTGCCAGCACCCCTCACTCTTCCTCGTCTGGTGTGGGGCGACGGCCCGCGCCGCGCCCTGCTCGTCCACGGCCTGGGGTCGTCCGCCGCGCTGATGTGGCGGGTCGGCACCGCCCTCGCGGATGCCGGATGGAAGGCCACCGCCGTCGACCTGCGAGGCCACGGCGACGCGCCCCGTGCGCTCGATTACACCGTCGCCGCATATGGCGCCGACGTCGCAGCCGCGCGCCCGGAGGGCGGCGGGGAGTGGGATGCCGTGATCGGCCATTCCCTGGGCGGCGCATCGACCGTGGTCGCGGCGACCACGGCATCCGGATGGGCGCGGCGACTCGTGCTGATCGACCCTGCCATCCACGTCGCCGGGCGCGACGAGGGGATCATCCGACGCAGCCAGAAGCGCGCGTTCGCGTCCCCCGACGTGGAGTCCGTGCGTGCGGAGCACCCCGACTGGCATCCGCAGGACGTGGAGCTGAAGGTGGACGCCGTGCTGCGGGCCAGCCGCTGGGCCGTCGAGCAGACCAGCGCGCAGAACGATCCGTGGGACGTGCGTGCGCAAGCTGCGCTCCTCGGCATCCCGACCCACATCGTCGGAGCCGACCCCGGCGTATACAGCCTGTTCACCGGCGAGCTCGCCGAGTCTGTGCTCGAGAACCCGCACATCACGATGTCGATCGTGCCGGACGCCGGGCACTCACCCCATCGCGATCGCCCCGACGAGACGATCCGTCAGATCCTGGAGGCCCTGTCATGA